A genomic stretch from Candidatus Methanomassiliicoccus intestinalis Issoire-Mx1 includes:
- a CDS encoding bifunctional N(6)-L-threonylcarbamoyladenine synthase/serine/threonine protein kinase, which produces MICLGIEGTAHTCGVGIVDENANVLANEVDMYRAAQGGIHPREAANHHATVVPGLITKAVETAGISFKDIDVVCFSQGPGLGPCLRTAATAARALSVTLNKPIIGVNHCISHLEIGVAKTEARDPVLLYASGGNTQVISFTNGKYRIFGETLDIGIGNMFDKLGRELGLGYYAGPKVEQLALDGDKLLDLPYSVKGMDMSFSGIMTAALAHRSKGERLEDICFSVQETCFAMLSEVTERAMAHIEKDEVLLGGGVVRNKRIREMVEKMASERGAKMFVPEPKLCTDNGAMIAWTGMLMYQSGVEMSIADTIVNQRFRTDEVTVTWR; this is translated from the coding sequence ATGATCTGTCTTGGAATAGAAGGAACAGCCCATACATGCGGCGTAGGAATTGTAGATGAGAACGCAAATGTACTGGCCAATGAAGTGGATATGTACCGCGCGGCTCAGGGAGGAATACATCCGAGAGAAGCTGCAAATCATCATGCCACAGTAGTTCCAGGACTCATAACAAAAGCTGTTGAAACTGCAGGCATCTCCTTCAAAGACATAGATGTTGTATGTTTTTCTCAGGGACCAGGACTGGGACCATGTCTGAGAACGGCTGCTACGGCTGCCAGAGCGCTTTCTGTAACTCTCAATAAACCGATAATCGGCGTCAATCACTGCATCTCTCATCTTGAGATCGGTGTTGCAAAGACAGAAGCCCGTGATCCAGTTTTGCTGTACGCTTCCGGAGGAAATACACAGGTCATATCATTCACCAACGGCAAATACAGGATTTTCGGAGAAACATTAGATATCGGAATAGGAAACATGTTTGACAAACTGGGAAGAGAATTGGGCCTTGGATACTATGCCGGCCCTAAGGTGGAACAGCTGGCACTGGATGGTGACAAGCTGCTTGATCTGCCGTATTCAGTAAAAGGCATGGACATGTCTTTTTCCGGGATAATGACTGCTGCCTTAGCACATCGCAGCAAAGGCGAACGTCTTGAGGACATTTGTTTTTCAGTACAGGAAACATGTTTTGCAATGCTCAGCGAAGTCACAGAGCGCGCAATGGCACATATAGAAAAAGACGAGGTTCTCCTCGGCGGCGGAGTTGTGAGAAACAAACGCATCAGAGAAATGGTTGAGAAGATGGCTTCAGAAAGAGGAGCAAAGATGTTTGTGCCTGAACCGAAACTCTGCACTGACAACGGGGCGATGATCGCATGGACAGGCATGCTTATGTATCAGTCCGGTGTCGAAATGAGCATCGCGGATACGATAGTCAACCAGCGTTTCAGAACTGATGAGGTTACAGTTACTTGGAGGTAG
- a CDS encoding DEAD/DEAH box helicase family protein — MSDLILFTKPDCQKCDYIKKRIPEDVKIRIIDMTTTDGLAEAAYYEILEKNLPILVADEEVVEGAINILSCINSRKD; from the coding sequence ATGTCTGATTTGATCCTGTTCACAAAACCCGACTGCCAAAAATGTGATTATATCAAAAAAAGGATTCCGGAAGATGTGAAAATTAGAATTATAGATATGACTACAACTGATGGACTGGCAGAAGCTGCATATTATGAGATTTTAGAGAAGAACCTTCCAATTCTGGTAGCAGACGAAGAAGTGGTGGAAGGTGCGATCAATATCCTGTCCTGCATTAATTCTAGAAAGGATTGA